One genomic segment of Bradyrhizobium diazoefficiens includes these proteins:
- a CDS encoding DUF6492 family protein produces the protein MHSVALLTASYAKDIERFSLLSESIDTWLTGYTRHYVLVNDEDVPLFARFGSDKRVIVPASRYLPKWLFALPPALQFISSRRVWLSLLSSPVHGWHIQQILKIAGVLNAPEQRVCILDSDNLFFREFDVGQYAGGEKTPLFVTPKGIDAGHPLHVLWLRTVDQLLGVKHRSFPADDYVGNALVWDRDTAHAMTGAIKSATGLNWALALCRKKKFSEYLLYGNFVANSPEHLARHRITQGSIAVSHWDDTRLDREAIEAMMRAASPEQVALCIQSYSSTSIDDIRDVFRLSSRDRRGPSLSPDHMGDAAEFEVPKTAKAPRP, from the coding sequence ATGCATTCCGTTGCACTGCTGACTGCCAGCTATGCCAAGGATATCGAACGCTTTTCGCTGCTCAGCGAGAGCATCGATACCTGGCTGACGGGATACACGCGGCATTATGTTCTCGTTAACGATGAGGATGTGCCGCTGTTCGCGCGGTTCGGGTCCGACAAGCGCGTCATCGTTCCGGCCTCGCGCTATTTGCCGAAATGGTTGTTCGCGCTGCCGCCGGCGCTGCAGTTCATCAGCAGCCGCAGGGTCTGGCTGTCGCTGCTGTCCTCGCCCGTCCATGGCTGGCACATCCAGCAGATCCTCAAGATCGCCGGGGTCCTCAACGCGCCCGAACAGCGCGTCTGCATCCTGGATTCGGACAATCTGTTCTTCCGCGAATTCGACGTCGGCCAGTATGCCGGTGGCGAGAAGACGCCGCTGTTCGTCACGCCCAAGGGGATCGACGCCGGCCATCCCCTGCATGTGCTGTGGCTCCGCACCGTCGATCAGCTTCTCGGCGTCAAGCACCGCTCCTTCCCCGCGGATGACTATGTCGGCAACGCACTGGTCTGGGACAGGGACACCGCACACGCGATGACCGGCGCGATCAAGTCGGCGACGGGATTGAACTGGGCCCTGGCGCTATGCCGGAAGAAGAAGTTTTCGGAATACCTGCTTTACGGAAACTTCGTCGCGAACTCGCCGGAGCATCTGGCGAGGCACCGCATCACCCAAGGCAGCATCGCGGTATCGCATTGGGACGACACGCGCCTCGACCGCGAGGCGATCGAGGCGATGATGCGCGCCGCTTCGCCGGAGCAGGTTGCGCTCTGCATCCAGTCCTATTCGTCGACCTCGATCGACGACATCCGCGACGTGTTCCGGCTCAGCTCGCGCGACCGCCGCGGTCCGAGCCTGTCACCGGATCACATGGGGGATGCGGCCGAATTCGAAGTACCGAAGACCGCTAAGGCACCGCGTCCTTAA
- a CDS encoding protein-L-isoaspartate O-methyltransferase family protein, translated as MSDIAAARAHYVAMIAKRERIASKRLLEALAAVPREDFLTRGPWRVRSAAAHSYRLTPDADPVHLYDNVLVAIDARRKLDTGLPSLWAHFIDLLDVKDKDHVVQIGCGLGYFSAVLSKMVGPKGRVMAVDCDERLATRAASYLRAYDNVEVVRGDGRRDIGGPADVIIVHAGFSHPHPLWLRSLRPRGRLLVPLTQRDREGAAVKITRKGKGFEAEAVQQIRIFPGQGRGVTALDDRVADWWQRASAMAPLRFREIEQGLPSDG; from the coding sequence ATGAGTGATATTGCCGCCGCGCGTGCGCATTACGTTGCGATGATTGCGAAGCGCGAGCGGATTGCCTCAAAGCGCTTGCTCGAAGCGTTGGCCGCCGTCCCGCGCGAGGATTTTCTGACAAGAGGCCCTTGGCGCGTTAGGAGTGCGGCAGCGCACAGCTACCGGCTGACGCCCGATGCTGATCCCGTCCATCTCTACGATAACGTGCTGGTCGCGATCGACGCGCGCCGCAAGCTCGACACCGGCCTGCCGAGCCTGTGGGCGCATTTCATCGACCTGCTCGATGTCAAAGATAAGGACCACGTGGTTCAGATCGGCTGCGGGCTCGGCTATTTCTCGGCCGTGCTGTCGAAGATGGTCGGCCCGAAAGGGCGCGTGATGGCAGTCGATTGCGACGAGCGGCTGGCGACGCGTGCCGCGAGCTATCTTCGCGCCTACGACAATGTCGAGGTCGTCCGCGGCGACGGCCGCCGCGACATCGGCGGACCGGCCGATGTCATCATCGTGCATGCCGGCTTCTCGCATCCGCATCCGCTCTGGCTCCGGTCGCTCCGCCCGCGCGGCCGCCTGCTGGTGCCGCTGACCCAGCGCGACCGCGAAGGCGCCGCGGTCAAGATCACGCGCAAGGGCAAAGGCTTCGAAGCCGAGGCGGTGCAGCAGATCCGGATCTTTCCCGGCCAGGGCCGAGGCGTGACCGCGCTCGACGACCGCGTCGCCGACTGGTGGCAGCGCGCATCTGCCATGGCGCCGCTGCGCTTTCGCGAGATAGAGCAGGGACTGCCGTCGGATGGCTAA